In the genome of Palaemon carinicauda isolate YSFRI2023 chromosome 20, ASM3689809v2, whole genome shotgun sequence, one region contains:
- the LOC137659664 gene encoding piggyBac transposable element-derived protein 4-like, with product MWIQGKILHQYEALVLWKGRIGFRQFIKTKRARFGIKVFVMCNSEIEWSGYCYNFQIYYGKETSDYYVLPNVPGADELSTSEKIVVHLANSVLGQGRHIFVDNWYSSSCLAHFLLTQETLMTGTIRPNRGVPDELQREKLVNHQASFVRKDNTLIVKWSDKREVYAISICYDSTLFVGKQQVLPGGRKISFKKPHMIEKYKDFMEGVDKADQFWNP from the coding sequence ATGTGGATCCAGGGAAAAATACTTCATCAATATGAAGCATTGGTGCTATGGAAAGGACGAATTGGCTTTCGCCAATTTATAAAAACCAAACGTGCTCGCTTTGGCATAAAGGTTTTTGTCATGTGCAATAGTGAAATAGAGTGGAGTGGATACTGCTACAATTTTCAAATCTATTACGGAAAAGAAACTAGTGACTATTATGTTTTACCAAATGTTCCTGGGGCTGATGAGTTGTCTACCAGTGAGAAGATAGTTGTACATTTGGCAAACTCTGTCCTTGGTCAAGGACGTCACATTTTTGTAGACAACTGGTATTCGAGTAGTTGTTTGGCACACTTTTTGCTCACGCAAGAGACATTGATGACCGGCACCATACGTCCTAACAGAGGAGTGCCAGATGAACTACAAAGAGAAAAGTTGGTAAACCATCAAGCATCATTTGTCAGGAAAGACAATACTTTGATTGTCAAATGGAGTGATAAGAGGGAAGTGTATGCTATTTCCATTTGTTATGACTCAACATTGTTTGTCGGAAAACAGCAAGTACTGcctggtggaaggaaaataagtttCAAAAAGCCTCACATGATAGAAAAATATAAGGATTTCATGGAAGGGGTGGATAAGGCAGATCAGTTTTGGAACCCTTAG